A stretch of Gallus gallus isolate bGalGal1 chromosome 2, bGalGal1.mat.broiler.GRCg7b, whole genome shotgun sequence DNA encodes these proteins:
- the LOC124418323 gene encoding putative uncharacterized protein DDB_G0271606: MIKRELVQEQAQVGGSPEGSQQMCSPVQQGQGEGYLPAAQLQTLAHGQQPQGVGTERVQQQNQTVQGGMALNVEPQQVDKGWEALEVTVQVRPQKVSEGWEAPEMTVQVRPQKLSPRWEMPDVTVQLQLEQQDRGTALPQVTVQVQPKVQGRGMTGLKVTVQMHFGCEPKEVSSMQDQGEETLENGERQTLNQNQGESIARSESKRELAVMELVPQGGHSQKQDQEGGVLKFQHGQSQEEGRAEVMEMQAENKAGLHGEVTDQLYDQNQKKEELKADLSLQQEGQRDTDMRQSQGDGQEGSKGVTEDQREGQEQEIVKKRPRETPNYFVSIPITNDQVFLITCSNKL, translated from the coding sequence ATGATAAAAAGAGAGTTAGTCCAGGAGCAGGCTCAAGTGGGTGGCAGTCCAGAGGGATCTCAGCAAATGTGCTCTCCAGTACAGCAGGGCCAAGGAGAAGGCtatctcccagcagcacagctacaAACATTGGCCCATGGTCAGCAGCCTCAGGGAGTAGGCACAGAGCGTGTCCAGCAGCAGAATCAGACAGTCCAAGGAGGCATGGCCCTAAACGTGGAACCACAGCAAGTGGATAAGGGGTGGGAGGCCCTGGAAGTGACTGTACAGGTGAGGCCTCAGAAGGTGAGCGAGGGATGGGAAGCCCCAGAGATGACAGTACAGGTACGGCCTCAGAAGCTGAGCCCAAGGTGGGAGATGCCAGATGTGACTGTGCAGTTGCAGTTAGAGCAGCAAGACAGAGGAACAGCTCTCCCACAAGTAACTGTGCAGGTACAGCCAAAGGTGCAGGGACGAGGAATGACTGGTCTCAAGGTCACTGTGCAGATGCACTTTGGCTGTGAGCCAAAAGAGGTGAGCTCTATGCAGGACCAAGGTGAGGAAACATTAGAGAATGGAGAGCGTCAGACACTAAATCAAAATCAAGGAGAGTCAATAGCAAGATCTGAGAGTAAGAGAGAACTGGCTGTGATGGAGCTGGTTCCACAGGGAGGTCATAGCCAAAAGCAGGATCAAGAAGGAGGGGTGTTAAAATTCCAGCATGGACAGAGCCAAGAAGAAGGGAGAGCAGAAGTAATGGAGATGCaggctgaaaacaaagcaggcCTGCATGGTGAGGTGACAGATCAGCTATATGACCAAAACcaaaagaaggaagagctgaaagcagacctatcactgcagcaggaaggtcAAAGAGATACAGACATGAGACAGAGCCAGGGTGATGGCCAAGAAGGGTCCAAAGGGGTGACTGAAGATCAACGAGAAGGCCAGGAGCAAGAAATAGTTAAGAAGCGCCCACGAGAGACTCCAAATTACTTTGTCTCTATACCAATAACAAATGACCaggtatttttaattacttgttCCAACAAACTGTAA